In Verrucomicrobiia bacterium, the following are encoded in one genomic region:
- a CDS encoding beta-ketoacyl-[acyl-carrier-protein] synthase family protein yields MLFQAGQCSTSAARVVITGAGIITALGRGWQANAAGFRRGKPAFRPVSLFDVSRQRAKTAAEVELPMSEPPPGIHPHEWRRWDRANHLLYHAAREAWEQAGWEKHQPITMVLGTTSAGMGRGEEYFRHALTHPRNFRAQAGRGLHYQAQRQALNVQRALGFHGPTIFIANACASGANAIGHAFDLIRWGLAERVFAGGYDALSQLVFCGFDSLQSLSLTQCRPFDRRRDGLALGEGAAVLALESEMHARQRGGEILGEIAGYGAATDIHHLTQPHPQGEAALQAMQEATAMAGLRPEQVSYINAHGTGTPLNDSAEAAAIQRWAASQQAIPPVSSTKGVIGHLLGGAGAVEAVVCLMALREQWLPPNAGWEVPDPACALPIVNQPQEAVLEYALSNSFGFGGANATLILRRRP; encoded by the coding sequence GTGTTATTTCAAGCCGGCCAGTGCAGCACATCCGCCGCCCGGGTGGTCATCACCGGGGCCGGCATCATTACCGCCCTGGGCCGGGGGTGGCAAGCCAACGCCGCCGGTTTTCGACGGGGAAAACCCGCCTTTCGGCCGGTAAGCCTGTTTGATGTGTCCCGGCAGCGCGCCAAAACCGCCGCCGAAGTGGAATTGCCGATGTCCGAGCCGCCCCCTGGCATTCATCCCCATGAATGGCGGCGCTGGGACCGCGCCAATCATCTGCTTTATCACGCTGCCCGGGAAGCCTGGGAGCAGGCCGGTTGGGAGAAACACCAGCCGATCACCATGGTTTTGGGCACCACCAGCGCCGGCATGGGACGGGGGGAGGAGTATTTTCGCCATGCCCTCACTCACCCCCGGAACTTCCGCGCCCAGGCCGGCCGCGGCCTGCATTACCAGGCCCAGCGCCAGGCCCTGAACGTCCAGCGCGCCCTGGGTTTTCACGGCCCCACGATTTTCATCGCCAACGCCTGCGCCTCCGGCGCCAACGCCATTGGCCACGCCTTTGATCTGATCCGCTGGGGCCTGGCCGAGCGCGTTTTCGCCGGGGGTTACGATGCCCTGAGTCAACTGGTGTTTTGCGGGTTTGACTCGCTTCAATCCCTTTCCCTGACCCAATGCCGGCCCTTTGACCGCCGGCGGGACGGGCTGGCCTTGGGCGAAGGCGCCGCCGTGCTGGCGCTGGAAAGCGAAATGCACGCCCGCCAGCGCGGCGGGGAAATCCTGGGAGAAATTGCGGGTTATGGCGCGGCGACTGACATCCACCACCTGACCCAGCCTCATCCGCAAGGCGAGGCGGCGCTTCAGGCCATGCAGGAAGCCACGGCCATGGCAGGACTCCGCCCTGAACAGGTGAGTTACATCAACGCCCACGGCACTGGCACTCCGCTGAACGACAGCGCCGAGGCCGCCGCCATTCAACGCTGGGCGGCCTCACAGCAAGCCATCCCCCCCGTGAGCTCCACCAAGGGTGTCATCGGCCATTTGTTGGGGGGAGCGGGCGCGGTGGAGGCGGTGGTTTGCTTGATGGCCTTGCGCGAGCAATGGCTGCCCCCCAACGCCGGTTGGGAAGTGCCCGATCCGGCCTGTGCCCTGCCCATCGTCAACCAGCCTCAGGAGGCGGTGTTGGAATACGCCTTGAGCAACTCTTTTGGTTTTGGCGGGGCCAATGCCACCCTAATCCTGCGCCGCCGGCCATGA
- a CDS encoding SDR family oxidoreductase has translation MQARVVLITGGNGSLGLAIARAFLQESPANRLWLGVRQHRERAEALGAEFPGRCACVELEVTSEASWQQTLGALEQQEGRLDVLVNNAGRHQDMLLGQMPSEVWRDIVRVNLEGVFLGCQAALPRMIAQRQGRIVNIASLSALLAPAGQTNYAAAKAGVIALTQSLAKEVARLGITVNAVCPGYIESGDLMQLPETERQARARQVPMRRFGRPEEVAAAVRFLASAEAGYITGAVLKVDGGIL, from the coding sequence ATGCAAGCGCGGGTCGTGTTGATTACCGGTGGCAATGGCAGTTTGGGACTGGCCATCGCCCGTGCTTTCCTGCAGGAGTCACCCGCCAATCGCCTTTGGCTGGGCGTGCGCCAGCACCGCGAGCGCGCCGAAGCCCTGGGCGCGGAATTTCCCGGCCGCTGCGCCTGTGTTGAGCTGGAGGTCACCAGCGAGGCCTCCTGGCAACAGACGCTCGGCGCCCTGGAGCAACAGGAAGGGCGCCTGGATGTTTTGGTGAACAACGCCGGCCGGCATCAGGACATGCTCCTGGGCCAGATGCCCAGCGAGGTGTGGCGGGACATTGTGCGGGTCAACCTGGAAGGCGTGTTTCTGGGATGCCAGGCCGCCCTGCCCCGGATGATTGCCCAACGCCAGGGGCGTATCGTCAACATCGCCTCCTTGAGCGCCCTGCTTGCGCCGGCCGGCCAGACCAACTACGCCGCCGCCAAGGCGGGCGTGATTGCTCTCACCCAGTCTCTGGCCAAGGAAGTGGCCCGGTTGGGCATCACTGTGAACGCTGTTTGCCCCGGGTACATCGAGAGCGGGGATCTGATGCAACTGCCGGAGACTGAACGCCAGGCCCGCGCCCGCCAGGTGCCCATGCGGCGGTTTGGCCGCCCCGAGGAAGTCGCCGCCGCGGTGCGCTTTCTGGCCAGCGCCGAGGCGGGTTACATTACCGGGGCGGTGCTCAAAGTGGACGGAGGAATTCTTTAA